The following coding sequences lie in one Aspergillus luchuensis IFO 4308 DNA, chromosome 8, nearly complete sequence genomic window:
- a CDS encoding putative nuclear membrane fusion protein Kar5 (COG:S;~EggNog:ENOG410PTMG;~InterPro:IPR007292;~SECRETED:SignalP(1-30);~go_process: GO:0000742 - karyogamy involved in conjugation with cellular fusion [Evidence IEA];~go_process: GO:0048288 - nuclear membrane fusion involved in karyogamy [Evidence IEA]), with translation MPGSTGIRMSFTLLRYLILILNICNATVSASSMDVLSAEHRNSNMDADLASLLTSKSHQREVLFSDALGLLQTMQTLPSCHQMAVSKLVTSCQSIGGRSDKPDPHTFTTLEHIRSIYAARLAICELNEAGAAVPTSCHPITMRLPQKKGLFGLSTGYKIHFNAAETVTKGQLESCLRSLESRPQWWTSYSNSRQNAVVICQAARFENEREEIIELHRSIVEGTIKLDHGLQEALKVAATGLSQYKEFLQLVEAMRSKLVVSMEETEIHFKARLENLILDMGVHLGSILEPVVSTIRNLHGSTASLDKNIANAAEDVKNLRHILKLVEDEGTAWGQQQAVTRLQDALAMSDLVSDVQGDMEKLSGTVTNFDSALEWLAGRFVQILQQEQDISKRLSNLETALSGSQVIAEDLRSAQLGQNELQEHLLTNMRTSQALVDKTTAAAANLQTIVDDTVKRYQEVPASRRLLGSYLTPVYSLLIGFVGAQSPRAAIVLLVVSVYHSLLAS, from the exons ATGCCGGGAAGCACAGGCATTAGAATGTCCTTCACTTTGTTACGCTACCTGATACTAATACTAAACATCTGCAATGCCACAGTTTCTGCTAGCTCAATGGATG TGCTTTCGGCCGAACACCGAAATTCGAATATGGACGCCGATCTAGCCTCTTTATTGACTTCCAAAAGCCACCAGCGTGAAGTACTATTTTCAGATGCACTTGGACTTCTGCAGACAATGCAGACTCTTCCATCTTGCCATCAAATGGCAGTTTCCAAACTGGTTACTTCCTGCCAGTCGATCGGGGGCAGATCTGACAAGCCGGACCCACACACATTTACGACGCTGGAGCACATCCGCTCGATTTACGCGGCAAGACTTGCCATATGTGAGCTCAATGAAGCGGGTGCTGCAGTTCCCACTTCATGTCACCCTATAACTATGCGGCTGCCGCAGAAGAAAGGGCTCTTCGGGCTGTCCACCGGTTATAAGATCCACTTCAATGCTGCAGAAACCGTAACCAAAGGACAATTGGAGTCCTGCCTCCGTTCTCTAGAGTCACGGCCCCAGTGGTGGACATCTTATAGTAACAGTAGGCAAAATGCCGTGGTTATATGCCAAGCCGCCAGGTTTGAGAATGAAAGGGAGGAAATTATTGAACTCCACCGGTCTATTGTTGAAGGCACGATAAAGCTTGATCATGGGCTTCAGGAAGCATTGAAAGTGGCCGCTACTGGGCTTTCTCAATATAAGGAGTTCCTGCAATTAGTCGAAGCCATGAGAAGCAAGCTGGTAGTTAgcatggaggagacggagataCACTTCAAAGCTCGGCTCGAGAATTTGATCCTCGACATGGGTGTCCACCTTGGCTCGATCCTAGAGCCTGTGGTTTCCACTATTAGAAACCTACATGGCAGCACGGCATCTCTTGACAAG AATATAGCGAACGCAGCGGAAGATGTCAAAAACCTACGGCACATCTTGAAGCTcgttgaggatgaaggcaCAGCATGGGGTCAACAGCAAGCAGTGACTCGACTGCAGGATGCTCTCGCAATGAGTGACCTAGTTTCAGACGTTCAAGGCGACATGGAAAAGCTGTCTGGCACGGTGACAAACTTCGACTCTGCCCTA GAATGGCTTGCGGGCAGGTTTGTCCAAATACTTCAGCAAGAGCAAGACATATCTAAG CGCCTAAGTAATCTTGAAACTGCCCTAAGTGGGTCTCAAGTAATCGCTGAGGACCTGCGCAGCGCTCAGCTAGGGCAGAATGAACTTCAAGAGCATCTCCTCACGAATATGCGGACCTCCCAAGCTCTTGTCGATAAAACAACGGCCGCAGCTGCGAACCTGCAGACAATTGTCGACGACACCGTGAAACGATATCAAGAGGTGCCTGCTTCAAGACGTCTCTTAGGTTCATACCTTACACCTGTGTATAGCCTTTTAATCGGCTTTGTTGGTGCACAAAGCCCTAGGGCAGCCATAGTGCTACTCGTTGTTtccgtat ATCATTCTCTACTTGCTTCATGA
- a CDS encoding mitochondrial 54S ribosomal protein uL6m (COG:J;~EggNog:ENOG410PNE9;~InterPro:IPR020040,IPR019906,IPR036789,IPR000702, IPR002358;~PFAM:PF00347;~go_component: GO:0005840 - ribosome [Evidence IEA];~go_function: GO:0003735 - structural constituent of ribosome [Evidence IEA];~go_function: GO:0019843 - rRNA binding [Evidence IEA];~go_process: GO:0006412 - translation [Evidence IEA]) has translation MSCYLSQSCFRQLARSPLRQGPLPNFLVPALSHPLRTQPFSTTSPVQSRVGGAAITVPPEVSLKFIDLPQPKTKAKSVDFPNMAVEVKGPLGELSLNVPSYVKIDYDEALRKATLAVQDSEITHQRAMWGTMRAHLQNHILGVSEGHICILSFVGVGYRATIEPTATTVEPQYPGQQFVSLKVGYSHPIELGIPKGVKASTPQPTRILLESVDKQLVTKFAAEIREWRKPEPYKGKGIFVNGETIKLKDKKIR, from the exons ATGTCATGTTACTTGTCCCAGAGCTGCTTTAGGCAGCTTGCGCGGAGTCCTTTGAGACAAGGACCTCTGCCCAACTTCCTCGTCCCTGCCTTGTCTCACCCTCTCCGGACACAACCTTTCTCGACCACGTCCCCGGTACAATCGCGAGTTGGCGGCGCCGCGATCACGGTGCCCCCGGAGGTGTCCCTGAAGTTCATCGACCTTCCTCAGCCCAAGACCAAGGCCAAGTCTGTTGACTTCCCTAACATGGCCGTTGAGGTCAAAGGTCCCCTGG GTGAATTGTCGCTGAACGTCCCTTCCTACGTGAAAATCGACTACGATGAAGCCCTTCGCAAAGCTACTCTTGCCGTTCAAGACTCAGAGATCACTCACCAGCGTGCTATGTGGG gAACCATGCGCGCCCATCTACAGAACCACATCCTCGGAGTTTCGGAAGGTCACATTTGCATTCTGAGTTTCGTTGGTGTCGGTTACAGAGCTACCATTGAACCCACGGCGACCACCGTTGAGCCCCAATACCCCGGTCAGCAGTTCGTGTCCCTGAAGGTCGGATACTCGCACCCCATTGAGCTGGGTATTCCCAAGGGCGTCAAGGCCAGCACACCTCAGCCGACTCGTATCCTGCTGGAGAGTGTGGACAAGCAGCTTGTGACCAAGTTCGCGGCGGAGATCCGCGAATGGCGCAAGCCGGAACCTTACAAGGGCAAGGGTATCTTCGTCAACGGCGAGACGATCAAgctcaaggacaagaagattcGTTGA
- a CDS encoding 3'(2'),5'-bisphosphate nucleotidase (BUSCO:EOG09262HP3;~COG:F,P;~EggNog:ENOG410PFFG;~InterPro:IPR020550,IPR000760,IPR020583,IPR006239;~PFAM:PF00459;~TransMembrane:1 (o20-40i);~go_function: GO:0008441 - 3'(2'),5'-bisphosphate nucleotidase activity [Evidence IEA];~go_process: GO:0006790 - sulfur compound metabolic process [Evidence IEA];~go_process: GO:0046854 - phosphatidylinositol phosphorylation [Evidence IEA];~go_process: GO:0046855 - inositol phosphate dephosphorylation [Evidence IEA]): MGLWSTNSADPCSIRRPRTISIFSRLVLCSTLLLGVSFILKTRPHLLPSLPHLSPSFSSYTQPTTMSYQQERYIAELAVQRATLLTQKVFNEKAKGTVSKDDKSPVTIGDFGAQALIIQAIRKNFPNDEIVAEEEASSLREDKALSAEIWRLVQDIKLVDTESDNLLGGPLPSEEAMLDIIDQGKSAGGAKGRIWALDPIDGTKGFLRGGQYAVCLGLIEDGDVKVGAIGCPNLPINDAETMSAGIGAEQSSGTGKGVLFSAIQGLGSISRPLTNGALAESKSISMRPVPDIAQAVFCEGVEAGHSAQDDNAAVAKLLGITSPSVRLDSQAKYCSIARGAGDIYLRLPVRKDYQEKIWDHAAGDLIVREAGGQVTDIYGQRLDFSKGRTLAANKGVVAAPKALQDQVIGAVKTVLKL; the protein is encoded by the coding sequence ATGGGTCTCTGGTCAACGAATTCGGCAGATCCTTGCTCCATTCGCAGGCCGCGTactatctccatcttctcccgtcTGGTCCTCTGCTCCACTCTGCTACTGGGTGTCAGCTTCATCTTAAAAACCCGCCCTCATCTgctcccatccctcccccacctatccccctccttctcctcctatACCCAACCCACAACCATGTCCTACCAACAAGAACGCTACATTGCCGAGCTGGCCGTCCAGCGTGCCACCCTCCTTACCCAGAAGGTCTTCaacgagaaggccaagggcACCGTCTCCAAAGATGACAAGTCACCCGTTACCATTGGCGACTTCGGCGCCCAGGCTCTGATCATCCAAGCCATCCGCAAGAACTTCCCCAATGACGAGATCGTCGCCGAAGAGGAGGCCAGCAGCCTCCGCGAGGACAAGGCGCTGAGCGCCGAGATCTGGAGACTCGTTCAGGATATCAAGTTGGTGGACACCGAGAGCGACAACCTCCTGGGAGGCCCTCTGCCTAGCGAAGAAGCGATGCTGGACATCATCGACCAGGGCAAGAGCGCTGGTGGTGCCAAGGGACGTATCTGGGCTCTGGACCCCATCGACGGCACCAAGGGTTTCTTGCGTGGTGGTCAGTACGCCGTCTGTCTCGGTCTGATCGAAGACGGTGATGTCAAGGTTGGTGCCATTGGCTGCCCTAACCTGCCTATCAACGACGCCGAGACCATGTCCGCGGGCATCGGCGCCGAGCAGTCCAGCGGCACCGGCAAGGGtgtcctcttctccgccatccaGGGTCTTGGTTCTATCAGCCGACCCCTCACCAACGGTGCTCTCGCTGAGAGCAAGTCTATCTCCATGCGCCCCGTCCCCGATATCGCTCAGGCCGTGTTCTGCGAGGGTGTCGAGGCCGGTCACTCCGCTCAGGACGACAACGCCGCCGTTGCTAAGCTTCTTGGTATCACCTCCCCCAGTGTGCGTTTGGACTCGCAGGCCAAGTACTGCTCGATTGCCCGCGGTGCTGGTGACATCTACTTGCGTCTGCCGGTGCGGAAGGACTACCAGGAGAAGATCTGGGACCACGCCGCGGGTGACCTGATCGTGCGGGAAGCTGGTGGTCAAGTGACGGATATCTACGGCCAGAGACTGGATTTCAGCAAGGGCAGGACCCTGGCGGCCAACAAGGGAGTTGTCGCGGCCCCCAAGGCCCTTCAGGACCAGGTCATCGGTGCGGTGAAGACTGTCCTGAAGTTGTAA
- the LSB5 gene encoding LSB5 family protein (BUSCO:EOG09262YQG;~COG:U;~EggNog:ENOG410PGIX;~InterPro:IPR002014,IPR044103,IPR008942;~PFAM:PF00790;~go_process: GO:0006886 - intracellular protein transport [Evidence IEA];~go_process: GO:0006897 - endocytosis [Evidence IEA];~go_process: GO:0007015 - actin filament organization [Evidence IEA]), with amino-acid sequence MFHSSKPYSAVTVQIEVLTSEQYEVEDSSGIVDLIEAIRIQASGPTEASRALRKKLKYGNLHRQLRALTILDFLIQNTGDRFLREFADEPLLERLRIAATDPVSDPLVKEKCKQLFGQWAASYKNTPGMERVTGLYRQLPKRKQPATQAKAKVLRDAGQSDEPTMGHTVSVSAGNGPATVLSGPKHKHTSSKSSLSSFRKEKKEKKTLSRSFNLEKEKPEMLQTLASASVASTNLLNALKLVNRETHRVSEDAEVLNRFETCKTLRRQILRYIQHVESEEFLGSLIHANEELVTSLMAFEVLDKSVDYDSDSDQDVLETGWTPDRDDLPDSFAGLVVNPPKPPRPPRPLSISVPSSSRKVYNDSESETEDDDDEDNPFGDRNAIRTPGIEKHEPTWREV; translated from the exons ATGTTTCACTCGTCG AAGCCGTATTCGGCTGTGACGGTCCAGATCGAGGTCCTCACCAGCGAACAATATGAGGTGGAAGATTCCAGTGGAATCGTGGATCTTATCGAGGCCATTCGCATCCAGGCCAGTGGTCCTACGGAAGCGAGTCGCGCTTTGCGTAAGAAGCT CAAGTATGGCAATCTTCACCGCCAATTGCGAGCCCTTACAATCCTCGACTTCCTAATCCAGAACACCGGCGACCGCTTTCTGCGGGAATTTGCAGATGAGCCCTTACTGGAACGACTACGAATCGCTGCGACCGACCCGGTTTCCGATCCCTTGGTGAAAGAGAAATGCAAACAGCTCTTCGGGCAATGGGCTGCCTCATACAAGAACACTCCCGGCATGGAGCGGGTTACAGGTCTCTACAGACAATTACCGAAGCGTAAGCAGCCGGCTACTCAGGCAAAAGCCAAAGTGTTGCGAGATGCGGGGCAATCCGACGAACCTACGATGGGCCATACGGTGTCCGTGTCAGCCGGAAATGGACCTGCTACAGTTCTCAGTGGCCCCAAACACAAGCACACATCCAGCAAATCGTCCCTCTCATCTTttaggaaggagaagaaggagaagaagacactAAGCAGGTCTTTCAACCTCGAGAAAGAGAAGCCGGAAATGCTACAGACCCTCGCATCAGCCTCCGTCGCCAgcaccaacctcctcaacgCCCTCAAGCTCGTCAACCGCGAAACTCACCGGGTCAGCGAAGATGCCGAAGTCCTCAACCGGTTTGAGACTTGCAAGACATTACGGCGCCAGATCCTGCGATACATCCAGCACGTGGAAAGCGAGGAATTTCTGGGTAGTTTGATTCACGCAAACGAAGAGCTAGTCACCTCACTTATGGCATTCGAAGTCTTAGACAAGAGTGTAGACTACGACAGTGACAGCGACCAGGACGTCCTGGAGACGGGATGGACCCCTGACCGCGACGACCTGCCCGACTCATTCGCAGGGCTGGTTGTCAACCCTCCGAAGCCACCTCGTCCCCCTCGCCCCTTGAGCATATCTgtaccatcctcatcaaggaAAGTCTACAATGACAGCGAGTCAGAGAcggaagacgacgatgatgaggacaatCCATTCGGCGACCGCAACGCCATTCGCACCCCTGGCATTGAGAAGCATGAACCTACCTG GAGAGAAGTTTAG
- a CDS encoding uncharacterized protein (COG:D,P;~EggNog:ENOG410PGV0;~InterPro:IPR036551,IPR003382;~PFAM:PF02441;~go_function: GO:0003824 - catalytic activity [Evidence IEA]), with protein MAVGFGASFPSTSTGVATVVSKGVWSSEMEITTEMGGKLTENTTTTPMQIDNQIQEAPGSSPPRRKRLLLSTESAFVDNILPSLVQNPDIEIRLITDEPSALLSGASKVPHYMDTVDSQTFEKKTGARKWLKAKAAELCEWADMLLVAPIDAGALGSMLYGLTNTLTLALLRGWISSKPVVLIPGMTVSEWHHPLSKRQLREVAEFWPWISVVSPVLWESVSPEELVQLPWEGLKELHEVLERTLGLSSSQVSTKPGQLTDSTYPTGISEQMPGDAASTISRHLLHRSNKTENGPRSLPMELWLNIFEDQLHDWEIAKAVGIPTNLPVPKEWQNHLLKMSTPASLEYTILRGSFAAIKKRIDSLPRWKPLSDLVCHLIFKFSRTDILSYLTENHLDLLWTTSRLTNLPYRASAIYGNPNILTWWRDAPALPNKEYIADAMDGASRAGFVNVLEWWRTSGLELRYTERALEAASAEGRVAVLAWWKAASANAPPSNPIPLKVGKSVLLAAQSGRTASLAWWDASGIPYTHGESVARIASTHGHVHVLDFWYRLKGAKMIFDSQVLVGPTKNGHDNVLEWWRRSGLRVEFKTCDIEEALEDADPVSGAEERVRKWWARNGLNLGVGTSEWMKTKVL; from the coding sequence ATGGCTGTCGGTTTCGGCGCAAGTTTCCCCTCGACCTCGACTGGTGTCGCAACGGTGGTTTCAAAGGGTGTCTGGTCGTCGGAAATGGAGATCACTACAGAAATGGGAGGAAAGTTGACGGAAAATACCACTACGACCCCCATGCAGATAGATAATCAAATACAAGAAGCCCCGggctcttctcctcctcgtcggaaaCGCTTACTCCTCTCCACCGAGAGTGCTTTTGTCGACAACATACTTCCATCGCTGGTTCAGAATCCCGATATCGAAATACGGTTGATCACGGACGAACCCTCCGCCCTTCTGTCGGGCGCAAGCAAGGTTCCCCATTATATGGACACGGTGGATAGTCAAACATTCGAAAAGAAGACTGGGGCTCGGAAATGGctcaaggccaaggcggCGGAATTGTGCGAGTGGGCTGACATGCTGCTGGTTGCGCCGATAGATGCTGGAGCGTTGGGGTCGATGCTATATGGGCTGACCAACACGTTGACGTTGGCGCTCCTGCGGGGTTGGATCTCGTCGAAGCCGGTGGTGCTGATCCCTGGTATGACGGTTTCAGAATGGCATCATCCACTGAGTAAAAGGCAACTCCGAGAGGTGGCAGAGTTCTGGCCATGGATAAGTGTGGTGTCACCGGTGCTGTGGGAATCGGTCAGtccggaggagctggttCAGTTACCATGGGAAGGCTTGAAAGAACTACATGAAGTTCTCGAACGAACTTTGGGTCTATCGTCCTCTCAGGTCTCCACCAAGCCTGGCCAGCTTACAGATTCTACATACCCGACCGGCATTTCGGAGCAGATGCCTGGTGATGCGGCGTCCACAATATCGCGACACCTCCTGCATCGAAGCAATAAAACGGAAAATGGCCCGCGCTCACTACCCATGGAGCTATGGCTCAATATCTTCGAAGACCAATTACATGACTGGGAAATCGCAAAAGCAGTCGGTATTCCAACCAACCTGCCCGTGCCGAAGGAATGGCAAAATCACTTGTTAAAGATGTCGACCCCAGCTTCCTTGGAATATACCATTCTCAGAGGATCCTTCGCCGCAATCAAAAAGCGCATTGACAGCCTGCCGCGATGGAAGCCCCTCTCCGACCTTGTAtgccacctcatcttcaagtTCTCTCGAACCGATATCCTCTCCTACCTTACCGAAAACCATCTCGATTTACTCTGGACCACCTCCCGACTCACCAACCTGCCATACCGCGCATCCGCCATCTACGGAAACCCCAACATCCTCACATGGTGGCGCGATGCCCCCGCCCTCCCCAACAAAGAATACATCGCCGACGCAATGGACGGAGCCTCCCGTGCCGGCTTTGTCAACGTCCTCGAATGGTGGCGAACCTCCGGCCTTGAACTTCGGTATACCGAGCGCGCCCTTGAAGCCGCCAGTGCCGAAGGCCGAGTAGCCGTCCTCGCTTGGTGGAAAGCCGCCTCGGCCAACGCACCCCCttccaaccccatccccctcaAAGTCGGCAAATCCGTCCTCCTTGCTGCCCAATCTGGCCGCACCGCTTCCCTAGCCTGGTGGGACGCCTCTGGCATCCCCTACACCCATGGTGAATCCGTTGCCCGCATTGCCAGCACACACGGCCACGTCCACGTCCTCGACTTCTGGTACCGTCTGAAAGGCGCCAAGATGATCTTCGACAGCCAAGTTCTCGTCGGGCCCACCAAGAATGGTCACGACAACGTCCTGGAATGGTGGCGTCGCAGCGGACTCCGCGTCGAGTTCAAAACCTGCGACATCGAAGAAGCTCTCGAAGACGCGGACCCGGTCTCTGGTGCTGAAGAGCGTGTCCGCAAATGGTGGGCCCGGAACGGGCTTAACCTCGGTGTCGGGACGAGtgagtggatgaagacgaaagtGTTGTGA